From a single Lates calcarifer isolate ASB-BC8 linkage group LG12, TLL_Latcal_v3, whole genome shotgun sequence genomic region:
- the inka1b gene encoding PAK4-inhibitor inka2 isoform X1, which translates to MLCLRDSTDCLRDQMQYMMRSLQDLKQIGRPRPLSEPCVRSFAATRACKQRAQQERLTRLRVSDASEASTYDSACCLASPLEEEEEQENDRLAQGSPSSEKSVDFDSGYSEASWQDEGVVLRRTRNVRVSSSACLRTNRGPSSRIRPKSTSDACLERWTSFEASDPEDWTTSLLSRSRNRQPLVLGDNSFADLIKNWMDLPECPEPAQLKPSAGRRLAKDILVNMRKRLAGMSKSVEVRPRPADSTRVSRDAQAPKRMSCPVGLQALKPFFHQSHTGLHQLDTDFYQFTALMKTGSRQPIICNDIIGYI; encoded by the exons ATg CTGTGTTTAAGAGACTCCACTGACTGCCTCCGGGACCAAATGCAGTACATGATGAGATCCCTGCAGGACTTGAAGCAGATCGGCAGGCCGAGGCCGCTGAGTGAGCCATGTGTTCGGTCCTTTGCCGCAACGCGGGCTTGTAAACAGAGGGCACAGCAGGAGCGGCTCACTCGACTACGTGTCTCTGACGCCAGTGAAGCCAGCACGTATGACTCTGCCTGCTGCCTGGCCAGCCCCttggaagaggaggaagagcaggagaaTGATCGACTGGCACAGGGCTCCCCCAGCAGTGAAAAGAGTGTGGACTTTGACTCAGGCTACTCTGAGGCTTCTTGGCAAGATGAAGGTGTGGTGCTGAGGAGGACCAGAAACGTGCGAGTCTCCTCCTCTGCGTGCCTCCGCACAAACAGGGGACCCTCTTCCCGTATCCGTCCCAAATCAACCTCTGACGCTTGCCTGGAGCGCTGGACCTCATTTGAGGCCAGCGACCCGGAGGACTGGACCACATCGCTGCTGAGCCGCAGCAGGAACAGACAGCCCCTCGTACTGGGGGACAACAGCTTTGCTGACCTTATAAAGAACTGGATGGACCTACCAGAGTGTCCAGAACCAGCACAACTGAAGCCCAGTGCCGGCAGGCGCCTCGCCAAAGACATTTTGGTCAACATGCGCAAGAGACTGGCAGGAATGTCTAAGAGTGTGGAGGTCAGGCCAAGGCCAGCAGACTCCACAAGGGTCAGCAGGGATGCACAGGCTCCCAAACGGATGTCCTGCCCTGTGGGACTCCAGGCTCTCAAACCTTTCTTTCACCAGTCTCACACAGGACTGCATCAACTGGACACTGACTTTTACCAGTTCACCGCACTCATGAAAACCGGCAGCCGACAGCCCATCATATGCAATGACATCATTGGATACATTTGA
- the inka1b gene encoding PAK4-inhibitor inka2 isoform X2, with translation MQYMMRSLQDLKQIGRPRPLSEPCVRSFAATRACKQRAQQERLTRLRVSDASEASTYDSACCLASPLEEEEEQENDRLAQGSPSSEKSVDFDSGYSEASWQDEGVVLRRTRNVRVSSSACLRTNRGPSSRIRPKSTSDACLERWTSFEASDPEDWTTSLLSRSRNRQPLVLGDNSFADLIKNWMDLPECPEPAQLKPSAGRRLAKDILVNMRKRLAGMSKSVEVRPRPADSTRVSRDAQAPKRMSCPVGLQALKPFFHQSHTGLHQLDTDFYQFTALMKTGSRQPIICNDIIGYI, from the coding sequence ATGCAGTACATGATGAGATCCCTGCAGGACTTGAAGCAGATCGGCAGGCCGAGGCCGCTGAGTGAGCCATGTGTTCGGTCCTTTGCCGCAACGCGGGCTTGTAAACAGAGGGCACAGCAGGAGCGGCTCACTCGACTACGTGTCTCTGACGCCAGTGAAGCCAGCACGTATGACTCTGCCTGCTGCCTGGCCAGCCCCttggaagaggaggaagagcaggagaaTGATCGACTGGCACAGGGCTCCCCCAGCAGTGAAAAGAGTGTGGACTTTGACTCAGGCTACTCTGAGGCTTCTTGGCAAGATGAAGGTGTGGTGCTGAGGAGGACCAGAAACGTGCGAGTCTCCTCCTCTGCGTGCCTCCGCACAAACAGGGGACCCTCTTCCCGTATCCGTCCCAAATCAACCTCTGACGCTTGCCTGGAGCGCTGGACCTCATTTGAGGCCAGCGACCCGGAGGACTGGACCACATCGCTGCTGAGCCGCAGCAGGAACAGACAGCCCCTCGTACTGGGGGACAACAGCTTTGCTGACCTTATAAAGAACTGGATGGACCTACCAGAGTGTCCAGAACCAGCACAACTGAAGCCCAGTGCCGGCAGGCGCCTCGCCAAAGACATTTTGGTCAACATGCGCAAGAGACTGGCAGGAATGTCTAAGAGTGTGGAGGTCAGGCCAAGGCCAGCAGACTCCACAAGGGTCAGCAGGGATGCACAGGCTCCCAAACGGATGTCCTGCCCTGTGGGACTCCAGGCTCTCAAACCTTTCTTTCACCAGTCTCACACAGGACTGCATCAACTGGACACTGACTTTTACCAGTTCACCGCACTCATGAAAACCGGCAGCCGACAGCCCATCATATGCAATGACATCATTGGATACATTTGA